The Zingiber officinale cultivar Zhangliang chromosome 9A, Zo_v1.1, whole genome shotgun sequence genome window below encodes:
- the LOC122019599 gene encoding U-box domain-containing protein 21-like gives MASLSIRRRFNLKSRLDREAAVVPEEFRCPISLEMMRDPVTAATGITYDRLSIEVWLGMDNSTCPVTGREIAGGVEGELVPNHTLRKMIQDWCVANRSLGVERIPTPKIPVTDADVAGALSEIAAASRRGEGPRCARVAARVRRWARESERNRVRILSHGACAALVAALCAVATEHAEEILAALAAISPLDEVAARAAAASPAALRFLARTLKQGTTLAARGNAAWMLRQMVAASRGGGWRAVAETEGMVEALAETVRRPVSSAATKAALVCIMQAARGSEAAAGRAVEAGAVEAAVEMAAEAGERSTCEKALGSLEAMARWEVGRRRARGHALAVPVLVKKMFRVSELSTELAVSALLRLCSGGGDEEEEKRRCAVEAVEGGAFQKLLLLLQVGCSDEAREWATNLLRLLNGYRQRNECIDSMDLKGLKRPI, from the coding sequence ATGGCGTCGTTGTCGATCAGACGTCGATTTAACTTGAAATCGAGGCTGGATCGTGAGGCGGCGGTTGTGCCGGAGGAATTCCGGTGCCCGATATCGCTGGAAATGATGAGGGATCCGGTGACGGCGGCGACCGGAATCACGTACGACCGGTTGAGCATCGAGGTGTGGTTGGGGATGGACAATTCCACGTGTCCGGTCACGGGCAGGGAGATCGCCGGCGGTGTTGAAGGCGAGCTGGTTCCTAATCACACTCTGCGTAAGATGATTCAGGACTGGTGCGTCGCGAATCGGTCGCTAGGCGTGGAGCGGATTCCGACGCCGAAGATTCCGGTTACTGATGCCGATGTCGCCGGGGCTCTGTCGGAGATCGCCGCCGCGAGCCGGCGAGGGGAGGGGCCGCGGTGCGCGCGTGTGGCGGCGCGGGTGAGGAGGTGGGCGAGGGAGAGCGAGCGGAACCGGGTGCGGATCTTGTCCCACGGCGCGTGCGCGGCGCTGGTGGCGGCGCTCTGCGCTGTGGCGACGGAGCACGCGGAGGAGATCCTGGCGGCGCTGGCGGCGATCTCGCCGCTGGACGAGGTGGCCGCGCGGGCCGCCGCGGCGTCGCCGGCGGCGCTGCGTTTCCTGGCGCGGACGCTGAAGCAGGGGACGACGCTGGCGGCGAGGGGGAACGCGGCGTGGATGCTGAGGCAGATGGTGGCGGCGTCGCGCGGGGGCGGATGGCGGGCGGTGGCAGAAACCGAAGGGATGGTGGAGGCGCTGGCGGAGACGGTGCGGAGGCCGGTGTCGTCCGCGGCGACGAAGGCGGCGCTGGTGTGCATCATGCAGGCGGCGAGGGGGAGCGAGGCGGCGGCGGGGAGGGCGGTGGAGGCCGGCGCGGTGGAGGCGGCGGTGGAGATGGCGGCGGAGGCTGGGGAGAGGAGCACGTGCGAGAAGGCGCTGGGGTCGCTGGAGGCGATGGCGAGGTGGGAGGTCGGGAGGCGGAGGGCGCGGGGTCACGCGCTGGCCGTGCCGGTGCTGGTGAAGAAGATGTTCCGGGTGTCAGAGCTGTCGACGGAGCTGGCGGTGTCGGCGCTGTTGAGGCtgtgctcgggaggaggagacgAGGAAGAGGAGAAGCGTAGGTGCGCGGTGGAGGCGGTGGAAGGCGGGGCGTTCCAGAAGCTTCTGCTGCTGCTGCAGGTGGGATGCAGCGACGAGGCGAGGGAGTGGGCCACCAACCTGCTCCGGTTGTTGAATGGGTACAGGCAGAGGAACGAGTGTATCGACAGCATGGACCTGAAGGGACTCAAAAGGCCCATCtaa
- the LOC122020924 gene encoding protein NODULATION SIGNALING PATHWAY 1-like produces MPFEDDEQGKSSLPEQHQQHHLMDWLEDSMSFLSSFLVDPCTTSTTSGGGINNNDITSYGWWTAPQGHEQADMNHTAPSMDSTLTPANSSRLLPQDEFFRKRKKPMGPITGDKSMMFQAKERAEGEAAIEGEGEFVNEGEVNKKLASTARKGQGKSAGTSSNGGGKEARWAEQLLNPCAAAIEAANVSRVRHLICVLQELQSISGDANHRLAAHGLRALSNYLSSTGISIPDRGGADAPAATTFVTVEPKLFRLALIKFNEVSPWFAFPNTLANASILQALALDSSRRATSLHVVDVGVSHGVQWPTFLDALARRPGSGPPLVRLTVVGGAAPYGPFSAAPPGYDFRSHLLRYAKSINLNLQIDHANVLGSKSLALVRGEILVICIQFRAGHNNANDRTAFLESIRDLEPDLVVLSEIDGGIGSNGVDGRFPAAFAKKAELLWNFLDSTSAAFKGKDCPERQVMEGEAAKLLDTSAPAAEGRDRWHERMAAAGFLEEAFGDEAVESGRALLRKYDGNWETRTAPATAAPVTLWWKGRPVCFCSLWKSNRRS; encoded by the coding sequence ATGCCCTTTGAAGATGACGAGCAAGGTAAAAGCTCCTTGCCGGAGCAGCATCAGCAGCACCACCTCATGGACTGGTTGGAGGATTCCATGTcttttctctcctccttcctcGTTGATCCCTGCACAACATCAACCACCTCCGGTGGAGGCATCAACAACAATGATATTACCAGCTATGGATGGTGGACGGCGCCACAAGGACATGAACAAGCTGACATGAACCACACTGCTCCATCCATGGACTCCACGCTCACCCCAGCAAACAGCTCTCGGTTGCTTCCTCAAGATGAATTCTTTAGGAAGAGGAAGAAACCGATGGGACCGATCACAGGCGACAAGAGCATGATGTTTCAAGCCAAAGAGAGGGCGGAAGGTGAAGCTGCCATTGAGGGTGAGGGGGAATTTGTGAATGAAGGTGAAGTAAACAAGAAGCTGGCTTCAACGGCGAGGAAGGGTCAAGGGAAGAGCGCAGGGACCTCGAGCAATGGCGGGGGAAAGGAAGCAAGATGGGCGGAGCAGTTGCTGAATCCGTGCGCAGCCGCCATAGAAGCGGCGAACGTCTCCCGAGTCCGGCACCTGATCTGCGTGCTTCAAGAACTACAGTCTATTTCCGGCGACGCAAACCACCGGCTCGCGGCCCACGGTCTCCGCGCCCTCTCCAACTATCTATCGTCCACCGGAATCAGCATCCCCGACAGGGGCGGAGCAGATGCTCCAGCGGCGACCACCTTCGTGACCGTGGAGCCGAAGCTTTTCCGTTTGGCGCTCATCAAGTTCAACGAGGTCAGCCCCTGGTTCGCCTTCCCCAACACCCTCGCCAACGCCTCCATCCTCCAAGCCCTAGCTCTCGATTCCAGCCGCCGCGCCACGTCCCTTCACGTGGTCGACGTCGGCGTCTCCCACGGTGTCCAGTGGCCAACGTTTCTCGATGCACTGGCCCGTCGTCCCGGAAGTGGGCCACCTCTGGTACGTCTCACTGTAGTAGGCGGCGCCGCCCCTTATGGCCCCTTCTCCGCCGCTCCTCCAGGCTATGACTTCCGCTCCCATCTACTCCGCTACGCTAAATCCATCAACCTAAACCTCCAGATCGACCACGCGAACGTTCTCGGATCCAAGTCCTTGGCTCTCGTCCGAGGAGAGATCCTCGTGATCTGCATCCAGTTCCGGGCTGGCCACAATAACGCCAATGATCGGACGGCGTTCCTAGAGTCGATACGCGATCTGGAACCCGATCTCGTGGTTCTAAGCGAGATCGACGGAGGAATCGGCAGCAACGGAGTCGACGGACGGTTTCCCGCAGCGTTCGCGAAGAAGGCGGAGCTTCTTTGGAACTTTCTGGATTCCACGAGCGCGGCGTTCAAGGGAAAGGACTGCCCGGAGAGGCAGGTAATGGAAGGCGAAGCAGCGAAGCTTCTGGACACGTCGGCGCCGGCGGCAGAGGGACGGGATCGTTGGCATGAGAGGATGGCGGCGGCGGGATTCCTGGAAGAGGCATTCGGAGATGAGGCAGTGGAATCAGGTAGGGCGCTGCTGCGGAAGTACGACGGGAACTGGGAGACGCGGACAGCGCCAGCGACGGCGGCGCCGGTGACGCTGTGGTGGAAGGGGCGGCCGGTTTGCTTTTGTTCCCTGTGGAAGTCCAACCGGCGAAGCTGA